In Patescibacteria group bacterium, the following proteins share a genomic window:
- a CDS encoding LamG domain-containing protein, translating to MASPNSYNYTVIAGNIGGENSDSAGPIAVSWCDAPAPSDFVLSQVCDGLGNSNVDLIWNQDAPENVSHYIIDRYNSDVGITDILESSLDSSLRTYLDDSPPFDETNYDYSIVAVGNSGNYATSTQSILTNDCALPGVPNITIYNPSCNGVAPFIDLSWTNIANADYYVVSQDGSDIFDTRNKIAALYHFDEGSGIDIEDATEIKENGSIVSGTPQWVAGKIGNALDFSNGRRVEIPDSDNSVFDFKNCFTLEAWVNSEGSSSRDYVIYKDSVYYFTIYNNKINWYLYNAHCGNDCWSARCHIDTGVNINVNEWTHIAMVYDKNTVTIYKNGNEEIASFPAYGLVYPVNNNPVRIGYSFQGAIDEVKVVGEALGPAEILADYNDGNTGINLTVPLAGDVVDFDDYNVLANDDPWYLGESHTYEVTAFNLGGSATSVSETATFDNPTDACVPGVSYQTDTSAYCISDNPGVSYPYIHFEWGDFMPGNSGISNADVRTSSAYRLVIDSVLKADVLPTTGTYWCSGGRREHVYFQNDISGWGIDDDANHSISLRITNVNGLTQDSSVRDINIPFCAAPSDVTNFTVTPGCNGDQAKADLDWDDDSLGYTNSYYVVREKQGGGTEPTSLNYEGEIEDLIDWNYYNEGLCYKDGIFYRTSWYNHTGGELVDSNGISYDTESWSNDLNGIVWDSVDNCFWFSDDQHNDIVKTDENFNFISRFDISGEIYSQRGITTDGTYLYIVDSGHYEDYRYSGAIFVYNKDGSLHKKIDMSLMAHGSWNGHGIAYLNGYLYVGTDGGVHYESVYAINVSQIADGIVSIQAIFDTSSYVCSYGVKGVATDGSNLFLADYCYTPFYKFSIVKSGNEIKYVNTALVSEYENFGDLEVNSAYDYYILATGNNYSYNISATIATTTPSACYNAPLEPSVSYVTPKCDNSANSYMEVKWNAIVEENNTDDYDLYRIDDLLNNDIIINGIGDNNFGSLTSGSDNCSSIIDIDSGLLVITCEDYELILTTGYKYYLKANGPGGTVQSIDYPLDFVNPIDCNATPEIPANFSVASDCMGYCNGGNDNGNFCAGDSDCDSADCTISFLNGGSENLKWDRMQNAFQYVISRYCDGTYDNTITIGEIGYSSYDPDNPDVSYFDTYVKYIDHIPFEFINKDCLYTVIAKGYGGDSDPTDLLGDTVPVCGNTPAAPTNLDLSNIKCDETTISWSDITDIGEVGNDPPNNPGTGGEFYYNVYQDYDFTGPVLIAQKLSPINSGETQTFSATGLVEEKNYSWLIEAWNPAGTSTSTISTITAKCGPQNLVLKRKLSSCEKVELYWKRAENYLGFENAKRYEVYRAESISNIFDDVQYLGNSCSGDFDDDGKVDGHDLIDMNWQIANNADCSSLPCIGDLDGDNDVDSNDQNEFDSQYGRRDCLLKDYDCSDGACYRNINLIIGCSVYTDPCRGDIDSDGDVDGDDLTIMDAQIATNSDCAVMPCIGDLDGDNDVDNNDRGLLTSELGRGDCSDCDLDCSDGVCYDINTKTYKFIDYYNLNDHSEQFLTGTKYYYIVKGLPVEPAIEHGNSNVLKIQPCPYLPEWRDARPE from the coding sequence GTGGCAAGCCCTAATTCTTATAATTATACTGTTATCGCGGGAAATATCGGCGGAGAAAATTCAGACAGCGCTGGACCTATCGCTGTTAGCTGGTGTGACGCTCCAGCCCCAAGCGATTTTGTTTTAAGCCAAGTTTGCGATGGTTTAGGAAATTCAAATGTGGATTTGATTTGGAATCAAGACGCTCCAGAAAATGTCAGCCATTATATTATAGACAGATATAACTCGGATGTTGGGATAACAGATATTTTAGAATCCAGTTTAGACAGTTCGTTAAGAACTTATCTTGATGACAGCCCGCCTTTTGATGAAACTAATTATGATTATAGTATAGTAGCTGTTGGTAATAGCGGAAATTACGCGACTTCAACACAATCAATATTAACAAATGATTGCGCACTTCCAGGAGTTCCAAATATAACGATTTATAATCCTAGTTGTAATGGAGTTGCCCCATTTATTGATTTAAGCTGGACAAATATAGCAAACGCTGATTATTATGTTGTGTCCCAAGACGGAAGCGATATTTTTGACACAAGAAATAAAATAGCGGCTCTGTATCATTTTGACGAGGGAAGCGGAATAGATATTGAAGACGCCACGGAAATAAAAGAAAATGGAAGTATTGTCAGCGGAACTCCGCAATGGGTAGCAGGAAAAATTGGAAACGCTTTAGATTTTTCAAACGGAAGACGTGTGGAAATCCCAGATAGCGACAATTCAGTGTTTGATTTTAAAAATTGTTTTACATTAGAAGCATGGGTTAATAGTGAAGGATCATCAAGTCGTGATTATGTCATTTATAAAGATAGTGTTTATTATTTTACTATTTATAATAATAAAATAAATTGGTATCTTTATAACGCTCATTGTGGAAATGATTGTTGGTCTGCTCGTTGTCATATAGACACAGGAGTAAACATTAATGTCAATGAGTGGACGCATATAGCAATGGTTTATGATAAAAATACAGTGACAATATATAAAAATGGAAATGAAGAAATAGCGTCTTTTCCTGCTTATGGTTTAGTTTATCCAGTAAATAACAATCCTGTTCGCATAGGATATAGTTTTCAAGGCGCTATTGACGAAGTAAAAGTGGTTGGCGAAGCTTTAGGCCCAGCTGAAATTTTAGCTGATTATAATGACGGGAATACTGGAATAAATTTAACTGTTCCATTAGCCGGCGATGTTGTTGATTTTGATGATTATAATGTTTTAGCGAATGATGATCCATGGTATTTGGGAGAATCTCATACTTACGAAGTAACAGCTTTTAATTTAGGAGGAAGCGCAACAAGCGTTTCAGAAACTGCAACATTTGATAATCCAACAGACGCTTGCGTTCCAGGGGTCTCTTATCAAACAGATACTTCTGCATATTGTATTTCAGACAACCCAGGAGTTAGCTATCCGTATATCCATTTTGAATGGGGAGATTTTATGCCTGGAAACAGCGGAATAAGCAACGCGGATGTAAGAACCAGCAGCGCTTATAGGTTGGTAATTGATAGTGTTTTAAAAGCAGATGTTTTGCCAACAACCGGAACATATTGGTGCAGCGGCGGTAGAAGAGAGCATGTTTATTTTCAAAATGACATATCTGGCTGGGGAATAGACGATGACGCAAACCATAGCATTTCTTTAAGAATAACCAATGTTAATGGATTAACTCAAGACAGTTCTGTTAGAGATATAAATATTCCTTTTTGCGCCGCGCCTTCTGATGTAACTAATTTTACTGTTACTCCAGGGTGCAACGGAGATCAGGCAAAAGCTGATTTAGACTGGGATGATGACTCTCTGGGTTACACAAACAGTTATTATGTTGTAAGAGAAAAACAAGGCGGAGGAACAGAACCAACAAGTTTGAATTATGAAGGAGAGATTGAAGATTTAATTGATTGGAATTATTATAATGAAGGGCTTTGTTATAAAGACGGAATTTTTTATAGAACTTCTTGGTATAATCATACTGGCGGTGAACTAGTTGATTCTAATGGAATTAGTTATGATACAGAATCTTGGAGCAATGATCTAAATGGAATTGTTTGGGATAGCGTTGATAATTGTTTTTGGTTTTCCGACGATCAGCATAATGATATAGTTAAAACTGATGAAAATTTTAATTTCATTAGCAGGTTTGATATTAGTGGGGAAATTTATAGTCAAAGAGGTATTACTACGGACGGGACATATCTTTATATTGTTGATTCAGGACATTATGAAGATTATAGATATTCAGGAGCTATATTTGTATATAATAAAGACGGTAGTTTGCATAAAAAAATAGATATGAGTTTAATGGCTCATGGCAGTTGGAACGGACACGGGATTGCTTATCTTAATGGTTATTTATATGTTGGAACAGATGGGGGTGTTCATTATGAAAGCGTTTACGCGATAAATGTTTCTCAAATTGCCGATGGCATAGTTTCTATACAAGCAATATTTGATACTTCAAGTTATGTTTGTTCTTATGGCGTTAAAGGTGTCGCGACAGATGGCTCAAATCTTTTTTTAGCCGATTATTGCTATACTCCTTTTTACAAATTTTCTATTGTTAAAAGCGGCAATGAAATTAAATATGTTAATACAGCTTTGGTTTCTGAATATGAAAATTTTGGAGATTTAGAAGTAAATTCCGCTTATGATTATTATATTTTAGCCACAGGAAATAATTATAGTTATAATATTTCAGCGACTATTGCCACAACAACTCCTTCTGCTTGTTATAACGCGCCTTTAGAGCCATCAGTATCGTATGTAACCCCTAAATGCGATAATTCAGCAAATTCTTATATGGAAGTAAAATGGAACGCTATTGTTGAAGAAAATAACACTGACGATTATGATCTTTATAGAATAGATGACTTATTAAATAATGATATAATAATAAATGGAATTGGAGATAATAATTTTGGAAGTCTTACAAGTGGATCTGATAATTGTTCAAGCATAATAGATATTGATTCAGGATTATTAGTGATAACTTGTGAAGATTATGAGCTGATATTAACAACTGGATATAAATATTATCTTAAAGCAAACGGTCCTGGCGGAACTGTTCAATCAATTGATTATCCTCTAGATTTTGTTAATCCAATAGATTGCAACGCTACTCCAGAAATTCCCGCTAATTTTTCAGTGGCTTCTGATTGTATGGGGTATTGCAACGGAGGAAATGACAATGGCAATTTTTGCGCCGGAGACAGCGATTGCGACAGCGCTGATTGTACAATTAGTTTTTTAAATGGAGGTTCAGAAAATTTAAAATGGGATAGAATGCAAAATGCTTTTCAATATGTGATTAGCAGATATTGTGATGGAACATATGATAACACTATAACTATTGGAGAAATAGGATATTCTTCTTACGACCCTGACAATCCTGATGTGTCTTATTTTGATACTTATGTTAAGTATATTGACCATATTCCATTTGAATTTATTAATAAAGATTGTTTATATACTGTTATAGCAAAAGGATACGGTGGGGACAGCGACCCAACAGATCTTTTGGGCGATACAGTGCCAGTCTGCGGAAACACGCCTGCTGCGCCAACTAATTTAGATTTATCAAACATAAAGTGCGATGAAACAACTATTAGCTGGAGCGATATAACAGATATAGGTGAAGTTGGCAATGATCCTCCAAATAATCCAGGAACAGGCGGAGAATTTTATTATAATGTTTATCAGGATTATGATTTTACAGGACCTGTATTAATAGCCCAAAAGTTGTCTCCAATAAATTCAGGTGAAACGCAAACTTTTTCTGCCACAGGATTGGTTGAGGAAAAGAATTATTCTTGGTTGATTGAGGCATGGAATCCAGCAGGAACTAGCACTTCCACCATTTCTACAATTACCGCTAAATGCGGACCGCAAAATTTAGTGCTTAAAAGAAAATTAAGCAGTTGTGAAAAAGTGGAATTGTATTGGAAAAGAGCTGAAAATTATTTAGGATTTGAAAATGCCAAAAGATATGAAGTCTACAGGGCTGAATCTATATCTAATATTTTTGACGATGTCCAATATCTTGGCAATAGTTGTTCTGGCGATTTTGATGATGACGGAAAAGTGGACGGACATGATTTAATAGATATGAATTGGCAAATTGCTAATAACGCTGATTGTAGCAGTTTGCCGTGTATCGGCGATTTAGATGGCGATAATGACGTTGATTCAAATGATCAAAATGAATTTGATTCCCAGTATGGAAGAAGAGATTGTTTGTTAAAAGATTATGATTGCAGTGATGGCGCTTGTTATAGAAATATTAATTTAATTATAGGTTGTTCAGTTTATACTGATCCTTGTAGGGGAGATATTGATTCAGATGGAGATGTTGACGGCGATGATTTAACAATAATGGATGCTCAAATTGCCACTAATTCAGATTGTGCTGTTATGCCTTGTATAGGAGATTTGGACGGTGATAATGATGTTGATAATAATGATAGAGGTTTGCTTACCAGCGAGCTGGGAAGAGGCGATTGTTCTGATTGTGATCTTGATTGTAGTGACGGAGTTTGTTATGATATAAATACTAAAACATATAAATTTATTGATTATTACAATCTTAATGATCATAGCGAGCAATTTTTAACCGGAACAAAATATTATTATATTGTTAAGGGTCTGCCAGTAGAGCCTGCTATTGAACATGGTAATTCTAATGTTTTAAAAATTCAGCCATGCCCTTATTTGCCTGAGTGGAGAGACGCAAGGCCAGAATAA